The Tenrec ecaudatus isolate mTenEca1 chromosome 9, mTenEca1.hap1, whole genome shotgun sequence genome window below encodes:
- the LOC142455953 gene encoding LOW QUALITY PROTEIN: AP-2 complex subunit beta-like (The sequence of the model RefSeq protein was modified relative to this genomic sequence to represent the inferred CDS: inserted 1 base in 1 codon) yields the protein MAQFNFKPNALRCNICLETQHAVKRIAHWEPSPHRGEAGLSGGPDPRRRSRVSGAHLLPRTNRKLPMGGSSRWAGAPGGREFPGARGTSGRLSLLSLSLTSFLHRGRYQTLCSMAQARIPAFPHSRIPAHLFWSPGVIVWHTRQIQGEPHKSILMGSYSYTPSPEHASESSATEDSGNPELCNWGYIHWYLLSTDSVTAKEVVLSEKPLISKETDLIEPTLLDELICHTDSVASVYHQLPNAFVEGSLRIHNKHXIQYGSTDSGDNPVGTITATNLEQPQLLYSGNLLIPQGDLLNLDLSLPVNEPQVSSMQMGAVDLLAGELDSLAGQSCIPSSVPAKFALPPTTADHLLLLNDLFEFSTETGEYVTAAKFKGLEISGTFTYHQGDIYMEMNFTHTGLQHMTDFAIQLNKNNFGAMPSTPLNIYTPLMPNQSIDISLLLNTLDPVMKMELLQVVVKNNMDVVVVI from the exons TTAAGCGCATCGCCCACTGGGAGCCTTCCCCGCACCGCGGCGAGGCCGGACTCTCGGGCGGCCCGGACCCCAGACGCCGGAGCCGGGTTTCCGGGGCCCACTTGCTGCCGCGCACCAACCGGAAGCTCCCTATGGGCGGGAGCTCCCGGTGGGCGGGAGCTCCCGGTGGGCGGGAGTTCCCG GGCGCCCGGGGCACCTCTGGccggctcagtctcctctcactcTCCTTAACCTCCTTCCTGCACCGAGGCCGCTACCAGACCCTTTGTTCCATGGCCCAGGCCCGCATTCCCGCATTCCCGCATTCCCGCATTCCCGCCCACCTCTTCTGGAGCCCCGGCGTCATTGTGTGGCATACCAG GCAGATTCAGGGGGAGCCCCACAAAAGCATCCTGATGGGGTCCTACTCctacaccccctccccagaacaTGCTTCTG AAAGTTCGGCAACTGAGGACTCTGGTAACCCTGAACTTTGCAACTGGGGCTACATTCACTGGTACCTTCTGTCAACAGATTCCGTCACTGCCAAAGAAGTAGTCTTGTCTGAGAAACCACTGATCTCCAAGGAAACAGACCTTATTGAGCCAACCTTGTTAGATGAACTAATCTGTCACACTGACTCTGTAGCCTCTGTGTACCATCAGCTTCCCAATGCGTTTGTAGAAGGAAGTCTTAGGATCCATAACAAAC CCATTCAATATGGAAGCACTGATTCTGGTGACAACCCTGTTGGCACGATCACTGCAACCAACTTGGAACAACCTCAGCTTCTTTACTCAGGCAACCTTTTGATTCCTCAAGGAGATCTTTTGAATCTTGATCTTAGTCTCCCAGTCAATGAGCCACAGGTGTCTTCCATGCAAATGGGAGCAGTGGATCTCTTGGCAGGGGAACTAGATAGTCTGGCTGGGCAGTCCTGCATCCCATCTTCAGTGCCTGCAAAATTTGCTCTTCCACCTACTACTGCTGACCACCTACTACTGCTGAATGACCTTTTTGAATTTTCCACAGAAACAGGAGAATATGTGACTGCAGCAAagtttaaaggcttggagatttcAGGAACATTCACTTACCATCAAGGCGACATCTATATGGAAATGAACTTCACCCACACAGGTTTGCAGCACATGACAGACTTTGCCATCCAGTTAAACAAGAATAACTTTGGTGCCATGCCCAGCACACCTCTGAACATCTATACACCACTGATGCCAAACCAGAGCATTGACATCTCCCTTCTTCTCAACACCTTAGACCCAGTCATGAAGATGGAACTTCTGCAGGTGGTTGTGAAAAATAATATGgatgttgtggtagttatataa